In the genome of Pirellulales bacterium, one region contains:
- a CDS encoding rod shape-determining protein RodA, which produces MTSTLWLARFPWSLLAIVMLLAALGWIGIARAEDLAATPGRYLPRQLGWSIVALVAFLAMTLPSYRVLGRWSYAAFGLAIVLLVAVYFFPPINGARRWIRLGPVGLQPSEFAKLAFVVALARYLMYRENFRTPRGLVAPFLVALVPLVLILREPDLGTSLVFVPVLFVMLYVAGARLRDLLLVACLGVLVSPLLWTQMSREQRSRVTALFEQAGPDARPTDDTFQLRQGKQMMALGGTFGNWLAGDEAIEAAGIHLPEAQTDFVFSLLGERLGLAGTGGVLLLYSLLIWRCTSVASTTREPFGRLVAAGVAGLIGCQVLINTAMTVGLAPVTGLSLPFVSHGGSGMLAHALALGLLANIAMRPGYEVGREPFRFAAAA; this is translated from the coding sequence ATGACGTCCACGCTCTGGCTCGCGCGCTTTCCCTGGTCGCTGTTGGCGATCGTGATGCTGCTGGCGGCGCTAGGATGGATTGGCATCGCGCGGGCCGAAGACCTTGCCGCCACGCCGGGTCGCTATCTGCCTCGCCAGTTGGGCTGGTCGATTGTCGCGCTCGTTGCCTTTCTGGCGATGACGCTTCCCAGCTACCGCGTGCTCGGCCGGTGGAGTTATGCGGCCTTTGGTCTGGCGATCGTGTTGCTCGTGGCGGTGTACTTCTTTCCCCCCATCAATGGTGCGCGCCGCTGGATTCGCCTCGGTCCGGTCGGTCTGCAGCCTTCGGAGTTCGCGAAGCTCGCCTTCGTCGTCGCGCTGGCGCGCTATTTGATGTACCGCGAAAACTTCCGGACGCCGCGAGGACTCGTCGCGCCGTTTCTGGTGGCGCTGGTGCCGCTGGTGCTCATCCTGCGCGAACCCGACCTGGGCACATCGCTCGTCTTCGTGCCGGTGTTGTTCGTCATGCTGTACGTCGCCGGGGCAAGACTGCGCGACTTGCTGCTTGTTGCCTGCCTGGGGGTGCTCGTGAGCCCCTTGCTGTGGACGCAGATGAGTCGCGAGCAGCGCTCGCGCGTGACGGCGTTGTTCGAGCAAGCCGGCCCTGATGCCCGCCCCACGGACGACACGTTCCAGTTGCGACAGGGCAAGCAGATGATGGCCCTGGGGGGCACGTTCGGAAACTGGCTGGCGGGCGACGAAGCGATCGAAGCCGCCGGCATCCATCTGCCCGAGGCACAAACCGACTTCGTCTTCAGCTTGTTGGGAGAACGATTGGGCCTGGCCGGAACCGGCGGGGTGCTTCTGCTGTATTCGTTGCTGATCTGGCGCTGTACGAGTGTCGCCAGCACGACGCGCGAACCGTTCGGGCGACTCGTCGCCGCTGGTGTTGCAGGCTTGATCGGTTGCCAGGTGTTGATCAACACGGCCATGACGGTCGGCCTCGCCCCGGTCACGGGCTTATCGCTACCGTTCGTCAGCCATGGCGGATCGGGCATGTTGGCGCACGCCCTGGCGCTGGGATTGCTCGCCAATATCGCGATGCGACCCGGCTATGAAGTGGGCCGCGAGCCCTTTCGCTTTGCCGCGGCCGCCTGA